From the Synergistaceae bacterium DZ-S4 genome, one window contains:
- a CDS encoding adenosylcobalamin-dependent ribonucleoside-diphosphate reductase: MLQKPEFNKQAREILVDRYLWKDDSGNPCETPEQMLMRVANHVASAEKTAPLRYMWADEYYDVMAKLLFLPNSPTIMNSGRPAPHGQMAACFVIGIEDSMESICEAIRKQMLIHKSGGGTGFNFSNLRSCGARVNSTNGRASGPISFMGLFDKATETVQQGGMRRGANMGILNVDHPDIHEFIHCKDKDGTIANFNISVGVYDSFMEKAEADPAGPEAELLDEIAETAWRTGDPGIIFLDAINRGNMTPELGPLTSTNPCGESPLYPNEACNLGSINLARMVSKDGFDFELLDRTAAIATRFLDSVIDVNHYPLPEISEAVRHTRKIGLGVMGWADLLFRLRIPYDSDRALELAERIMSAIREAAHRTSAELGKEKGIPEVLKHLGRRNATLTCIAPTGTIALLADCSSGIEPLFALEHTRVRTQVDGTKVVMKQVNRYYAEALKEGLQEDVIRSVFVTSHDVAPLSHVRTQGVFQKYTDLAVSKTVNLPHDSSVKDVLDSYILAWKLGCKGITIYRDGSKSMQVLYRKEENKKVQPEADERNAEGFFDKVPVAVSAVKPMKLLLKRRQD; this comes from the coding sequence ATGCTGCAGAAACCTGAATTCAACAAACAAGCCAGAGAGATTCTGGTCGACCGTTACCTGTGGAAGGACGACTCCGGGAACCCCTGCGAAACGCCGGAGCAAATGCTTATGCGCGTTGCAAACCACGTAGCGTCTGCCGAGAAGACGGCTCCGCTCAGGTACATGTGGGCTGATGAATACTATGATGTGATGGCGAAGCTCCTGTTCCTGCCGAACAGCCCCACAATAATGAACTCGGGACGTCCGGCGCCCCATGGACAGATGGCGGCCTGTTTTGTTATCGGGATCGAAGATTCCATGGAGAGCATCTGTGAGGCGATAAGAAAACAGATGCTGATCCACAAAAGCGGCGGGGGCACGGGCTTCAATTTTTCCAACCTGCGCAGCTGCGGCGCCAGGGTAAACAGCACTAACGGGAGGGCATCGGGCCCCATTTCGTTCATGGGCCTTTTCGACAAGGCGACCGAGACCGTACAACAGGGCGGAATGAGAAGGGGTGCCAACATGGGGATCCTTAATGTGGATCATCCCGACATACACGAATTCATACACTGCAAGGACAAAGACGGGACAATAGCGAATTTTAACATCTCAGTAGGCGTATATGACAGCTTTATGGAGAAGGCAGAAGCCGATCCGGCGGGTCCCGAGGCAGAGCTTCTCGACGAAATAGCCGAGACGGCGTGGAGAACCGGCGATCCCGGGATAATATTCCTGGATGCCATCAACAGGGGCAACATGACACCGGAACTTGGCCCTCTTACCAGTACTAACCCCTGCGGAGAATCCCCCCTTTATCCCAACGAGGCCTGCAACCTTGGTTCGATAAACCTTGCAAGAATGGTAAGCAAAGATGGATTCGACTTTGAGCTCCTGGATAGGACCGCGGCCATTGCGACAAGATTTCTGGACAGCGTCATAGACGTAAACCACTATCCCCTTCCGGAGATATCGGAAGCAGTCAGGCATACCCGCAAGATTGGTCTTGGGGTCATGGGATGGGCCGACCTTCTCTTCCGTCTGAGGATACCCTACGACAGTGACCGAGCCCTCGAGCTGGCAGAAAGGATCATGTCGGCCATAAGGGAGGCTGCACACAGGACTTCGGCGGAGCTTGGTAAAGAGAAGGGCATACCTGAAGTGCTGAAGCACCTGGGACGCCGCAACGCCACCCTTACCTGCATAGCCCCGACAGGCACGATAGCCCTGCTTGCGGATTGCTCGTCGGGGATCGAACCCCTCTTTGCGCTTGAGCACACCAGGGTGCGTACTCAGGTCGACGGGACCAAAGTGGTCATGAAGCAGGTCAACAGGTATTACGCGGAGGCCCTTAAGGAGGGGCTGCAGGAGGATGTCATCAGGTCTGTTTTCGTAACGTCGCATGATGTGGCGCCCCTTTCCCACGTAAGGACCCAGGGAGTGTTCCAGAAATATACGGACCTTGCGGTATCAAAGACGGTGAACCTGCCGCATGACAGCTCGGTAAAGGATGTCCTTGATTCCTATATACTTGCCTGGAAGCTAGGATGCAAGGGCATCACCATTTACCGCGACGGTTCAAAATCAATGC